The Ignavibacteriota bacterium genomic sequence AGTTTATTTAAATTTATTCTTTTATTAAGAATTAAAGCTAATCAAGTTTTTTTCTGAAACGGAATGAGCTGAAAACTAAAATAAATATTCCCATAAAAAACAGAATCGTTATTTCCTGCCAAAGATCAACAATGCCGATTCCTTTAAGAACTACACCGCGAAGTATTGTCAAAAAATATTTTAAAGGTATAAAATAACTGATATATTGTAAAATTTTAGGCATGTTTTCAATTGGAAACGCAAAACCTGAGAGATAAACCATCGGCATCATAATTCCGAAAATTGCAATCATCATTGCCTGCTGCTGAGTTTTTGAAATTGTTGATACAAAAAGTCCTAAACCCAAAGTAGATAAAATGTAAAAGAACGAAGCTGTAAATAGAAAAATTATACTGCCTCTTACGGGAATGCTGAATAAAATATTCATCATTGTAATTACAAGAACAACCGAAATAAATCCCAAAATAGTAAACGGAACAAGTTTTCCAATAATCAATTGAAATGGTTTTATGGGGGTAACAATAATTTGTTCAAGCGTTCCAATTTCTTTTTCCTTTACAACCGCTAGCGAAGTTAAAATTAAAGTTATTATACTTAATAATAAACCGACAATTGCGGGAACCATAAAATATCTAGTCTTTAAGTACGGATTGTACCATGTTCTTACTTCGGCAGAAATTTGTCCTGCAGGCAATATTTTAATACCTTTCTTTGCGCGATAATCCATAATGATATTTTGCGAATATTCAGAAATTATTTTTGATATATATCCCGCGGCTATTGATGCCTTGTTTCCGTCGGAGCCGTCAAATATCGCTTGAAGTTTTACAGTTTCATTTCTGTTAATATTTTTAGAAAAATCTTTAGGAATAACAAAACCTACGAGAACATTGGCTTTATTTATTTGATCAGTTAATTCTTCATAACTATCCGCATAATAATCAATTGAAAAAAATCCCGAGCTTTCAAACCTTTCTATAAAATTTCTGCTCGTTTCGGTTTTATCATAATCCAAAAATAAAATATGAACATTATTTACATCCATTGTTGCCGCATAACCTAAAAATAAAAGCTGTAAAACGGGAGCGACTAAAACAATTCCAAACATTTTGGGATCGCGCTTAAATTGTGAAAATTCTTTTTTTATAATATTTAAAATGATCTTCATTATGAATTTTCCTTTTTGAGATAAATTTTACTCGCCAATGTGAGAAGTATTACAGCAAACAATATTAAATATAAAATTTGATCCCAAATTGCTTCAATGCCTACACCGCGCAGTATAATAGCTCTTAAAATCTTGATGAAAAATTTAGCCGGAGTAATGTTCGTTAATAATTGAATAAATGGCGGCATGCTTTCTATAGGAAAAATAAATCCGGATAAAATAACGGATGGAAGTAAAGAAACCATTGTGGCTACAGTGAAAGCAATTTGCTGCGAATCTGAAATTGTTGAAATAAAAATTCCGATGCTCGTAGATGTAAACAAAAATATAATTGTGGTAAACGCTAAAAGAAAATAATCACCTTTTACTTCAACGTTGAACAGTAAATATCCGAAAATCAAAATGAAAAC encodes the following:
- a CDS encoding ABC transporter permease; the protein is MKIILNIIKKEFSQFKRDPKMFGIVLVAPVLQLLFLGYAATMDVNNVHILFLDYDKTETSRNFIERFESSGFFSIDYYADSYEELTDQINKANVLVGFVIPKDFSKNINRNETVKLQAIFDGSDGNKASIAAGYISKIISEYSQNIIMDYRAKKGIKILPAGQISAEVRTWYNPYLKTRYFMVPAIVGLLLSIITLILTSLAVVKEKEIGTLEQIIVTPIKPFQLIIGKLVPFTILGFISVVLVITMMNILFSIPVRGSIIFLFTASFFYILSTLGLGLFVSTISKTQQQAMMIAIFGIMMPMVYLSGFAFPIENMPKILQYISYFIPLKYFLTILRGVVLKGIGIVDLWQEITILFFMGIFILVFSSFRFRKKLD